One stretch of Streptomyces sp. 135 DNA includes these proteins:
- a CDS encoding uroporphyrinogen-III synthase — protein MHAPPSNSPTAHGPLAGFTVGVTAARRADELGALLQRRGASVLHAPALRIVPLADDSELLAATKELIDHAPDVVIATTAIGFRGWIEAADGWGYGEALLGCLRGVELLARGPKVKGAVRAAGLTEEWSPSSESMAEVLDRLLGEGVAGRRIALQLHGEPLPGFVEALRAAGAEVVGVPVYRWLPPEDLAPVDRLLDATVGRGVDALTFTSAPAAASLLARAEERGMVEEFLAALGHDVLPACVGPVTALPLQSRGVDTVQPERFRLGPLVQLLCQELPARARALPIAGHRVEIRGHAVLVDEELRAVPPAGMALLRALARRPGWVVARAELLRALPGTGRDEHAVETAMARLRTSLGAPKLIQTVVKRGYRLAIDPAAESKYAE, from the coding sequence ATGCACGCGCCCCCATCGAACTCCCCGACAGCGCACGGACCCCTCGCCGGATTCACCGTCGGCGTGACCGCGGCCCGGCGCGCCGACGAGCTCGGCGCGCTGCTCCAGCGGCGCGGCGCCTCGGTGCTGCACGCCCCGGCGCTGCGCATCGTGCCGCTCGCCGACGACAGCGAACTCCTCGCGGCGACCAAGGAACTGATCGACCACGCCCCGGACGTCGTGATCGCCACCACCGCCATCGGGTTCCGCGGCTGGATCGAGGCCGCCGACGGCTGGGGGTACGGCGAGGCGCTGCTCGGCTGCCTGCGCGGGGTCGAGCTGCTCGCCCGCGGCCCGAAGGTGAAGGGCGCGGTGCGTGCCGCCGGGCTCACCGAGGAGTGGTCGCCCTCGTCCGAGTCCATGGCGGAGGTGCTCGACCGGCTGCTCGGCGAGGGCGTCGCCGGGCGCCGCATCGCACTGCAACTGCACGGCGAACCGTTGCCCGGCTTCGTCGAGGCGCTGCGGGCGGCGGGGGCGGAGGTCGTCGGCGTGCCCGTCTACCGGTGGCTGCCGCCGGAGGACCTCGCGCCCGTGGACCGGCTGCTCGACGCGACGGTGGGGCGGGGCGTCGACGCCCTCACGTTCACCAGCGCGCCCGCCGCCGCGTCGCTGCTGGCCCGCGCCGAGGAGCGGGGCATGGTGGAGGAGTTCCTGGCCGCCCTCGGCCATGACGTGCTGCCCGCCTGTGTGGGGCCCGTGACCGCGCTGCCGCTCCAGTCGCGCGGCGTGGACACCGTCCAGCCCGAACGCTTCCGGCTCGGCCCCCTCGTCCAGCTGCTCTGCCAGGAGCTGCCCGCCCGTGCCAGGGCGCTGCCCATCGCCGGGCACCGCGTGGAGATCCGCGGCCATGCCGTCCTGGTCGACGAGGAGCTGCGGGCCGTGCCGCCCGCCGGCATGGCCCTGCTGCGCGCCCTCGCCCGCCGCCCCGGCTGGGTGGTGGCCCGCGCGGAGCTGCTGCGGGCGCTGCCCGGCACGGGCCGCGACGAGCACGCCGTGGAGACGGCCATGGCGCGGCTGCGTACGTCCCTGGGCGCGCCGAAGCTGATCCAGACGGTGGTCAAGCGGGGCTACCGGCTCGCGATCGACCCGGCGGCGGAGTCCAAGTACGCGGAGTGA
- a CDS encoding sigma-70 family RNA polymerase sigma factor — translation MRKDSAVADERPRPPRHRLGRPPGPDEELMRALYREHAGPLLAYVLRLVAGDRQRAEDVVQETLIRAWKNAGQLNRATGSVRPWLVTVARRIVIDGHRSRQARPQEVDPSPLEVIPAEDEIDKALWLMTLSDALEDLTPAHREVLVETYFKGRTVNEAAATLGIPSGTVRSRVFYALRSMKLALEERGVKA, via the coding sequence GTGCGCAAGGATTCCGCTGTGGCCGATGAACGACCGCGGCCGCCCCGGCACCGTCTCGGGCGCCCGCCGGGGCCGGACGAGGAGTTGATGCGCGCGCTCTACCGCGAGCACGCGGGACCGCTGCTCGCGTACGTGCTGCGGCTGGTCGCGGGGGACCGGCAGCGCGCCGAGGACGTGGTGCAGGAGACGCTCATCCGTGCCTGGAAGAACGCCGGACAGCTCAACCGGGCGACCGGTTCGGTACGCCCCTGGCTGGTGACGGTCGCCCGGCGCATCGTCATCGACGGCCACCGCAGCCGGCAGGCCCGGCCGCAGGAGGTCGACCCGTCGCCGCTGGAGGTCATCCCCGCGGAGGACGAGATCGACAAGGCACTGTGGCTGATGACGCTCTCCGACGCCCTGGAGGACCTGACTCCCGCGCACCGGGAGGTACTTGTCGAGACGTACTTCAAAGGGCGTACGGTCAACGAGGCGGCCGCGACGCTGGGCATTCCCAGCGGCACGGTCCGCTCACGGGTCTTCTACGCGCTTCGCTCGATGAAGCTCGCACTGGAGGAGCGGGGGGTGAAGGCATGA
- a CDS encoding CGNR zinc finger domain-containing protein, whose amino-acid sequence MALGMAPAPYELRFDSGRSCLDLVATNHPVERLDSVRRLRAWLAGAGLVPPGAPLPGADQGWLTAFRELRAHVAELVLGEIEKRPADNALEHVNALAAAAPPAPRAVRTADGSLARVLRDDPACAALLAGVARDAVDLLTDPVARALLRQCEGDTCPIVYLDTSRGHRRRWCSSEVCGNRERVARHRRRAALARA is encoded by the coding sequence ATGGCGTTGGGCATGGCCCCGGCCCCGTACGAGCTGCGATTCGACTCCGGGCGGAGCTGTCTGGACCTCGTGGCGACGAACCACCCCGTGGAACGGCTCGACTCCGTACGCAGGCTGCGTGCCTGGCTCGCGGGTGCCGGTCTCGTCCCGCCGGGCGCCCCGCTGCCCGGCGCGGACCAGGGCTGGCTCACCGCGTTTCGCGAACTGCGGGCTCACGTCGCTGAGTTGGTACTCGGCGAAATCGAGAAGCGGCCCGCCGACAACGCCCTGGAGCACGTCAACGCGCTGGCCGCGGCCGCGCCCCCCGCCCCCCGCGCGGTGCGCACCGCCGACGGCTCCCTGGCCCGCGTCCTGCGCGACGACCCGGCCTGCGCGGCACTGCTCGCCGGCGTCGCCAGGGACGCCGTCGACCTGCTCACCGACCCCGTGGCCCGCGCCCTGCTGCGCCAGTGCGAGGGCGACACCTGCCCCATCGTCTACCTCGACACCTCCCGCGGCCACCGCCGCCGCTGGTGCTCCAGCGAGGTCTGCGGCAACCGCGAACGGGTGGCCCGCCACCGCCGCAGGGCGGCGCTCGCCCGGGCGTGA